GCGGGGTTGCGGACCGCATCTTAGTGGCTTGCGGTAGCGGCCCCGCTGCCATCAAGCCAGGCTGGCGCCCGCCTTGCGCAGCTCGGCAATCTGCGGCGCCTTGGGCAGCCACAGCTTGTCGAACTCCTGGATGGTGCTGTCGGGGTTGAAGGCCGATGCCGTCTTGAACGCGATGGACGTGCCCTTGAACTTCTCGATCAGCCCGGCCTCGGTGGTCACGATGTCGTTGATCTGTGCATCGAGCGACTGCGCCACCAGCTTGCGGATGAGGTCCTTGTCCTTGGCGTCCAGGCCCTGCCAGATGCGGCCCGACACCAGTGGCGCAAACGGCATGAACAGCGCATTCATCTGCAGCAGCGTCTTGGCCACCTTGTCAAAGCGCTGGTTCCACGAGAACTCGATGTCGGCCTCCAGCCCGTCCACCTGGCCGTTGCTCATTGCATCAAACACCTGGGGCGTGGGGATGGGCGTGGGGGCTGCGCCCAGCATTTGATAAAAGTCGCGGTACACGGGCGTGGGGTTGATGCGCAGCTTCATGCCCTTGATGTCGGTGGGCAGGTTGATGTCTTTGGTGGAGAACACGGCGCGCATGCCGGTGATGCCCCAGCCCAGGCCGATGGTGCCGGTCTCGCGCGGCAGCACCTCCAGCAGCTTGGTGGCGGCCGGGTGCTTGACCAGCTTGGCCACGGCGGGCGTGGAGCGCACCAGATAGGGCGCGTTGATGGCCGCGATGCTCGACACCCGCGAGCCCAGCTCGGCCGCCTGGATCCAGCCCATATCGAGCGCGCCAGACTGCAGCTGCTGCATCATCGCGGCCTCGTTGCCCAACTGGCCCGAGTGGAAGACGGTGACGCTCAAACGGCCGTCGGTTTCCTTCTTCAGTGCCTCGCCAAACTGCAGCGCGGCGCGGTTCCACGAGTGGCCTGCGGGCGTGATCAGGCCCAGGCGGAATTCCTTGGCATCTGCCGCCCGCACCAGGGCCGGAAAGCCCAGCCCCGTGACGGCGGCTGCGGCCACGGCGTGGCGCTGGATGAAGTGGCGGCGGGAGACTGGGCGGGCAGGCTGGGTCGTCATGGTGAACTCCGTGTGAAAGAACGTTGGGAGGGGGACGGATCTGTCGAACGGCATGCCCCGCTACTTGAGCAGGCCGAGCGACAGGCTGGGGAACAGCGACAACATCACCAGCGCCAAGCAGCTGATGATGAAAAACGGCAGTGTCACGATGAACATCTTTCCGGGCTTGGCCCCGGTGACGGCCGAGGCGACAAAAAAGCTCAGGCCCACGGGTGGGGTCATCAGCCCCAGCACCAGGTTGACGACGATCACCACGCCAAAGTGGCGCGGGTCGATGTGGTAGACCTCGGTGGCAATCGGCAGCAGGATGGGCGCGGTCATGATGAGACCGGGGATGCCGTCGATCACCGTGCCGATGACCAGGAGGATGACGTTGGTGAGCAGCAGGAAGGTGACCGGGTCGTGCGCCACCGTCTGCACCCAGGCGGCCACCATCTGCGGCACCTTGCCGTAGATCAGCAGCCACGAGAACACGGCCGCCGCCGCCACCAGAAACAGCACGATGGCCGAGTAGATCGCCGAGCGCAGCAGGATGGCTGGCATGGCGCTGAAGCGGAATTCCTTGGTCACATAGCGTCCCACCAGGGCCGAGACCAGCGCGCCCACGGCGGCCGATTCGGTGGGGTTGGCCACGCCACTCAGGATGGAGCCGACGATGATGATGGGGATGAGCAGCGTGGGACTGGCCTGCGCCACGGTGCGCGCGCGCTGGGCCAGCGTGCGTTTTTCGCTGCGCGGGTAGTTGTAGACAAAGCCCATGAGCGCGATCACCACAAAGAACAGCAGCGTGAGCAGCACGCCGGGCAGGATGCCCGCAATCAGCATATCGCCCACGGCCACCTGGGCCAGCACGCTGTAGACCACAAACATCACCGAGGGCGGGATGATGGGGCCCAGCATGCCGCCATACACCGTGAGGCCTGCCGCAAAGGTCTTGTCGTAACCTTGCTTCTCCATCTCGGGCACCATGACCTGCGACATGATCGCCACCTGCGCGGTGGCCGAGCCGATGATGGACGACACCAGCATGTTCGCCAGGATGTTCACGTAGGCCAGGCCGCCCTTGACCGAGCCGATGAAAGCCATCGACAGGTCCACCAGCCGCCGCGTGATGCCGCCGCTGTTCATGATCTCGCCGATCAGGATGAACAGCGGGATGGCGATGAGGCCATAGCTGTCCACCCCGCCGAACATCTGCATGGGGAAGGACTGGAACAGCACCGGGCTGCCGATGCTGAGGATGTAGACAGCGCCCGACAGGCAAAGGCACACGCCAATGGGCACACCCACCATCAAGGCGGCGAGGAAGAACAGAGTGGTGATCATGGTCGGGGCTCGGTGGGTTTGCAGGGGTGGATGGCGCTCAGTTCACGGCGTCGGCGTTGACCACATCAAAGCCTGCGTGCTGCACACGCTCTGCGGCGCCCATGTCTTCCAGCAGGTTGGCCAGCGCATGCACGCTGAAGGTGGCCGAGAAGATCGGCAGGATGAGCTGCAGCACCCAGGTGGGCCAGTTCAGCGTCTGGGTGCGCTCGGTGTAGAGAAAGTTGAAGCTCTCGGCCGCAAACTCCTTGGCGTCAAAGCCGTAGCGTGCAATGCCGATGGGGTCCATCCACACCCAGCACATCAACAACATGGCCAGGCCAAACAGCAGCACGCCGAAGGTGGCCACCACTTTGAACGCCTGGGCACCCCGCGCGCCGAGGTGGTCGGTCAGCATGGTCACGGCAAAGTCCATGCGCAGCCGCGTCATGACCGACGCGCCTACAAAGGTCAGCCACACCACGGTGTAGACCGCCGCTTCGTCCACCCAGTAGATGGGCATCCCGGTGTAGCGCGTGACCACGTTGAGCAGGATGAGCAGCACCAGCAACGTCATCAGGCCCGTGAGCACCTGCCGCTCGGTGCGCAGGATGTGCGAGGACAGCGCCAGCACCCAGCGAACAGGTGCACGTGGCGTGGCAGCAGGTGGTGGGGCGGGGCTGTGGGTGGATGGCATGGTGCAGTGCTCGGGGTGCAAGGAGCGTGGGCAGGTGGCTTGGGGAGGTTGGATTTTTAATATCTGATAGATATATTTGCAAGCAAGATGAATGCCTGTTGCTTGTGGGGG
Above is a window of Acidovorax sp. KKS102 DNA encoding:
- a CDS encoding TRAP transporter substrate-binding protein, with amino-acid sequence MTTQPARPVSRRHFIQRHAVAAAAVTGLGFPALVRAADAKEFRLGLITPAGHSWNRAALQFGEALKKETDGRLSVTVFHSGQLGNEAAMMQQLQSGALDMGWIQAAELGSRVSSIAAINAPYLVRSTPAVAKLVKHPAATKLLEVLPRETGTIGLGWGITGMRAVFSTKDINLPTDIKGMKLRINPTPVYRDFYQMLGAAPTPIPTPQVFDAMSNGQVDGLEADIEFSWNQRFDKVAKTLLQMNALFMPFAPLVSGRIWQGLDAKDKDLIRKLVAQSLDAQINDIVTTEAGLIEKFKGTSIAFKTASAFNPDSTIQEFDKLWLPKAPQIAELRKAGASLA
- a CDS encoding TRAP transporter large permease encodes the protein MITTLFFLAALMVGVPIGVCLCLSGAVYILSIGSPVLFQSFPMQMFGGVDSYGLIAIPLFILIGEIMNSGGITRRLVDLSMAFIGSVKGGLAYVNILANMLVSSIIGSATAQVAIMSQVMVPEMEKQGYDKTFAAGLTVYGGMLGPIIPPSVMFVVYSVLAQVAVGDMLIAGILPGVLLTLLFFVVIALMGFVYNYPRSEKRTLAQRARTVAQASPTLLIPIIIVGSILSGVANPTESAAVGALVSALVGRYVTKEFRFSAMPAILLRSAIYSAIVLFLVAAAAVFSWLLIYGKVPQMVAAWVQTVAHDPVTFLLLTNVILLVIGTVIDGIPGLIMTAPILLPIATEVYHIDPRHFGVVIVVNLVLGLMTPPVGLSFFVASAVTGAKPGKMFIVTLPFFIISCLALVMLSLFPSLSLGLLK
- a CDS encoding TRAP transporter small permease; its protein translation is MPSTHSPAPPPAATPRAPVRWVLALSSHILRTERQVLTGLMTLLVLLILLNVVTRYTGMPIYWVDEAAVYTVVWLTFVGASVMTRLRMDFAVTMLTDHLGARGAQAFKVVATFGVLLFGLAMLLMCWVWMDPIGIARYGFDAKEFAAESFNFLYTERTQTLNWPTWVLQLILPIFSATFSVHALANLLEDMGAAERVQHAGFDVVNADAVN